The Streptomyces phaeolivaceus genome has a window encoding:
- a CDS encoding DNA polymerase III subunit delta' — protein sequence MAVWDDLVGQERLSGQLGAAARDADAIVTAAVTGTAPPEASKMTHAWLFTGPPGSGRATAARAFAAALQCVSPDRALGGSPGCGFCDGCHTALVGTHADVSTVAAVGTQILADDMRDTVRKSFTSPANGRWQVILVEDAERLNEKSANAVLKAVEEPAPRTVWLLCAPSLEDVLPTIRSRCRHVGLLTPSVDAVADMLVRREGIEPEAAAVAARATQGHIERARRLATDPRARERRAAVLKLPLRVEDIGGCLKAAQELVDAASEESKQLAEEVDTKETEELKAALGAVQGGRMPRGTAGVMKDLEDKQKRRRTRAQRDSLDLALTELTGFYRDVLALQLGSRVALANVEVRDSLERMARGGTPEATLRRIDAIAACREALERNVAPLLAVEAMTMALRAG from the coding sequence ATGGCTGTGTGGGACGACCTGGTGGGGCAGGAGCGGTTGAGCGGGCAACTCGGCGCGGCTGCCCGGGACGCGGACGCGATCGTCACGGCGGCGGTGACGGGGACCGCGCCTCCGGAGGCGTCGAAGATGACGCACGCGTGGCTGTTCACGGGGCCGCCGGGGTCGGGGCGGGCGACGGCGGCGCGGGCGTTCGCGGCGGCGTTGCAGTGCGTGAGTCCGGACCGGGCGCTCGGCGGGAGCCCGGGATGCGGGTTCTGCGACGGATGCCATACGGCGCTGGTGGGGACGCACGCGGACGTCAGCACCGTGGCGGCGGTGGGCACGCAGATCCTCGCGGACGACATGCGGGACACGGTGCGGAAGTCGTTCACGTCGCCGGCCAACGGGCGATGGCAGGTGATCCTCGTCGAGGACGCGGAGCGGCTGAACGAGAAATCGGCGAACGCCGTGCTGAAGGCCGTGGAGGAGCCCGCCCCCCGGACGGTCTGGCTGCTGTGCGCGCCCTCGCTGGAGGACGTGCTGCCGACGATCCGGTCGCGGTGCCGGCACGTCGGGCTGCTCACGCCGTCGGTGGACGCGGTCGCGGACATGCTCGTACGGCGGGAGGGCATCGAGCCGGAGGCGGCGGCCGTGGCCGCGCGGGCGACCCAGGGGCACATCGAGCGGGCCCGGCGGCTGGCCACCGACCCGCGGGCCCGGGAGCGGCGGGCCGCCGTGCTGAAGCTGCCGCTGCGGGTGGAGGACATCGGGGGGTGTCTCAAGGCCGCGCAGGAGCTGGTGGACGCCGCTTCGGAGGAGTCGAAGCAACTGGCCGAAGAGGTCGACACCAAGGAGACCGAGGAGCTGAAGGCGGCGCTGGGCGCGGTGCAGGGCGGGCGGATGCCGCGCGGTACGGCCGGGGTGATGAAGGACCTGGAGGACAAGCAGAAGCGGCGGCGTACGCGGGCGCAGCGGGACAGCCTGGATCTCGCGCTGACCGAACTCACCGGGTTCTACCGGGATGTTCTGGCGCTGCAGCTGGGGTCGCGGGTCGCGCTCGCCAATGTCGAGGTGCGGGACAGCCTGGAGCGGATGGCCCGGGGCGGCACACCGGAGGCGACCCTGCGGCGGATCGACGCGATCGCGGCCTGCCGGGAGGCGTTGGAGAGAAATGTGGCGCCCCTGCTGGCCGTGGAGGCGATGACGATGGCCTTGCGTGCCGGGTGA
- a CDS encoding alpha/beta hydrolase, with the protein MHTRRTSRPHRPLRAGGALLAAAALLVAGCSSGGSTRAATAATAVDGGPALGALPRATPSVLAPYYGQKLRWRDCEIPGFQCATMKAPLDYAKPGEGDIRLAVSRRKATGPGERLGSLLVNPGGPGGSAVGYVQGYAGIGYPAEVRARYDMVAVDPRGVAGSEPIECLTGRQMDTYTQTDLTPDDTEETTGLVAAYKRFAEGCGERAPKVLRHVSTVEAARDMDILRAVLGDRKLTYVGASYGTFLGATYAGLFPERVGRLVLDGAMDPSLPAHRLNQEQTAGFETAFRAFAKDCVGRKDCALGRTPAQVAENMRGLFERLDARSLPTGDADGRRLGESLATTGVIAAMYDEGAWPRLRQALTEAVEKDDGAGLLALSDSYFERAPDGTYSNLMYANAAVNCLDLPAAYDTPEEVERALPAFEKASPVFGRALAWASLNCAYWPVRPTGGPHRIEAKGAAPIVVVGTTRDPATPYRWAQALASQLSSARLLTYDGDGHTAYGRGSACVDSAINAYLLRGTPPTDGKRCSAS; encoded by the coding sequence ATGCACACCAGGCGTACTTCCCGGCCGCATCGGCCCCTGCGGGCCGGCGGCGCGTTGCTCGCTGCCGCCGCGCTGCTCGTCGCGGGCTGCTCCTCCGGCGGTTCCACCAGGGCGGCCACGGCGGCCACGGCGGTGGACGGAGGGCCCGCCCTCGGCGCGCTGCCCCGTGCGACCCCCTCGGTGCTGGCCCCGTACTACGGGCAGAAGCTGCGCTGGCGCGACTGCGAGATCCCCGGATTCCAGTGCGCCACGATGAAGGCGCCCCTCGACTACGCGAAGCCCGGCGAAGGGGACATCAGGCTGGCCGTCTCGCGGAGGAAGGCGACCGGGCCCGGCGAGCGGCTCGGCTCGCTGCTGGTCAATCCGGGTGGACCGGGCGGATCGGCGGTCGGATACGTGCAGGGGTACGCGGGCATCGGCTACCCGGCCGAGGTGCGGGCGCGGTACGACATGGTCGCCGTCGACCCGCGGGGCGTGGCCGGCAGCGAGCCGATCGAATGTCTCACCGGGCGCCAGATGGACACGTACACGCAGACCGACCTCACCCCGGACGACACGGAGGAGACCACCGGGCTGGTCGCCGCGTACAAGCGGTTCGCGGAAGGGTGTGGGGAGCGGGCGCCGAAGGTGCTGCGCCATGTCTCCACGGTTGAGGCGGCCCGGGACATGGACATCCTGCGGGCCGTGCTGGGCGACCGGAAGCTGACGTACGTCGGGGCCTCGTACGGCACGTTCCTCGGGGCGACGTACGCGGGGCTGTTCCCCGAGCGCGTCGGCCGGCTGGTGCTCGACGGCGCGATGGACCCGTCGCTGCCCGCCCACCGGCTGAACCAGGAGCAGACGGCGGGCTTCGAGACGGCCTTCCGGGCCTTCGCGAAGGACTGTGTGGGGCGGAAGGACTGTGCGCTGGGGCGTACGCCCGCGCAGGTCGCCGAGAACATGCGCGGGCTGTTCGAGCGGCTGGACGCGCGCTCGCTCCCGACCGGTGACGCCGACGGCCGGCGGCTGGGGGAGTCCCTGGCCACGACGGGGGTGATCGCGGCGATGTACGACGAGGGGGCCTGGCCGCGGCTGCGCCAGGCGCTCACCGAGGCGGTGGAGAAGGACGACGGCGCCGGGCTGCTCGCCCTCTCCGACAGCTACTTCGAACGCGCCCCCGACGGCACGTACTCCAACCTGATGTACGCCAACGCCGCCGTGAACTGCCTCGATCTCCCGGCCGCCTACGACACCCCCGAGGAGGTCGAACGGGCCCTCCCCGCGTTCGAGAAGGCGTCCCCGGTCTTCGGCCGGGCCCTCGCGTGGGCCTCGCTGAACTGCGCGTACTGGCCGGTGCGGCCGACGGGTGGGCCGCACCGGATCGAGGCGAAGGGCGCCGCCCCGATCGTCGTCGTCGGCACCACCCGCGATCCCGCCACCCCGTACCGCTGGGCCCAGGCCCTCGCCTCCCAGCTCTCCTCCGCCCGCCTCCTCACGTACGACGGCGACGGCCACACCGCGTACGGCCGCGGCAGCGCGTGCGTCGACTCCGCGATCAACGCCTACCTCCTGCGCGGCACACCCCCGACCGACGGAAAACGCTGCTCAGCGTCTTGA